The DNA sequence attttttaaacagacattatttaaaacaagttatcttcataaaatgaattcctTACTAAAGTATTTAATTGTATTCCGGGGTTTTTGCAAGTTGCACATTCAATttaatcatcatttaaaaaaaataaaactttgggcAAAACAGCCCATTTCTTTTAAGCTCTCACCAGGAGCAAAGTAGCGTTTATACTGGTAGAATCAGTTTTGCTTATAAGATTAAACTAAAGGGAAAATGATGATTAACTAGGACTTAGTGGGTCATATTTTTAGGTAGCCATTGTTGTGAGAAATACAATATAGATTTATATGCTAGGTCGTAAGATTTCTTACCTCACCCAATGCTGAATTAAGCTACAAGTTTATAACAAGTAGAAAGAACCATCAACGTGGTTTTAATAGATCCAAGGcactcatattttaaaaccaaatgatagaataaacttgttttgtttttctgttaaaatttgtCAATTCAaggcctttttttcctctccaattGATACATTTAACCCTTTAGAGACAGACATTTAGCTCATAGAGATTTTCTTTCCGTGCTGTCTATTCTGTCTTTAGAGGGTTAACCCAAAGACTGTTTTTCCTCCTCACgttataaaataaaactgtacatGATATGTATTACAGAATGTATGCAGCatggtctttttctctctctctctctttttctctcagaacGGAACTGGAAACAGCAACATGTTTGCTCAGCAACGAATCGGGGACAATTTAAAATAGCCATAACATACCATACATGCtgtctaagtttaaaaaaaaaacatacacaacaTGTAAATTATTGCACAAGAGAAAGGCTCAAAGTTTGCGTAAAATGCAATAGTATTGCCCCATACAGATCATGCATTCAAACGGTgagaacataaaggaaaaaaagaaaaggaaaaaaagaaaaagaaaaaaaaacaggtgtgCTGGTGACAAGCACTCTCATATTCTTAGCTTCCGttacttctgtttgtttgtttgtttaatcacaTGGGACTAGAAAAAAACCCTACAGGGAGTGGGGCTGGAGGGCgatggggaagggggggtggtgAAAAAAGGAGGTGTCaggtgggagtgagggaggggtattAATATACCTCTATTCagtttttatatcattattcAACACTCGATCACTGtgccattttttcatgtgtttctccAGGGTACTGTACACGCTAAAAGGCATCTTACAAATTTCACATTTGTAAACGTCCTTCCCCACCTGGCCATGCGTTTTCATGTGCCTGGTGAGCTTGCTACTCTGGGCACAGGCATAGTTGCACAGCTCGCATTTATAAGGCCTTTCGCCCGTGTGGCTTCTCCTGTGGACAGTGAGATTGCTACAGTTCTTGAAGACTTTCCCACAGTACTCACAAGTGTCGCTGCGTCTGCCCTCTTTTGAGCTGGGCCTGCCCGGGCCCGGACCACTAATATGGGGCGTGCTCCCTCCACTTCCCGTGCCGCTGCGCCCCGAGATCCCTCCGTCCAGCTCCCCGGGCGGCGTGGAGAAGCGCAAGCTCCCGTTCTCCGAGGAGTGCTCCGACGAGGAGGCGAAAGGCGATTGTCTGGAGTCTCCGAAGCTAAGGAAGGGATCTTTGAGCTGCCTGGAGGCCGCGTAGCCAGCGAGCCACTGCGAGTACACGTTCTCCGTGTTGGGCATCGCGGCTGGGGGCAAGTCGAACTCCTTCTCGAGCTTGATGCGCTTGGAGAAGGGGCTCAGCGAGCTGGGGCTGCCCAGCAGCAGCTTTTTGGACAGGCCCCCCGAGGCCGACTCGCCTGGGGAGCAGCCGCGGCCGTTAACAGTGCCATCGTCTATGCGGTCCGACTCGCCGGCCACCGAGTCTTCGTCGCAAGTGTCCCTGTGGCCCTCGGCCTCGGCCAGGTGGCCGCGCTTGTGTTTCTCGCCCAGGACCTGGTGGAAGGCCTCGCTGAAGTGCTGCATGGAACTGAGCACCATGCCCTGCATGACATCAGGCAGGGCGCGGCCCTCGTCGCCCACGCCCACCACCGCACCCCGCGAGCTGTTCTCGTGGTGGCGCGCCGCCTCCAGGCTCAGCCCGAAGCCGTAGTCCACCCTCTCGCTCTCcgtcagctcctcctcctcctcttcctcctcttcttcctcttcctcgtcgtcctcctcttcctcctcgtcCCCATTCTCCGGGATCAGGTTGGGGTCGTTCTCACTCTTGAACTTGGCCACCACAGACTTGAGCGCGCTGCTGGCGCTGCCCACCAGGTCGCTGGTGCCGGGTTCCGGGGAGCTGGCGGTGGAGAGGCCGTCGTCGGACTTGACCGTCATAGGGGATGACTTGTGCATGTGCGTCTTCATATGGCGCTTCAGCTTGCTGGCCTGCGTGCACGCGTGGTCGCACAGGTTGCACTTgtagggcttctcgcccgtgtggcTGCGCCGGTGCACCACGAGGTTGCTCTGAAATTTGAACGTCTTGCCGCAGAACTCGCATGACTTGGACTTGAccgggggctgggagggaggaggggcggattgcagaggagggagggggggcgTCGCCAGGAAGGGCGGCTTGCTACCTGGCTGGAATGGTTGCAGTAACCTTTGCATAGGGCTGGGCCGGCCTGGGGACAGCGGTGGGCTAGACGTGTTCCCTGCCAGCTCTCTAAGTCTCCTAGAGAAATCCATGGCGGGAGGCTCCATAGCCATTGGATTCAACCGCAGCACCCTGTCAAAGGCACTCGGGTGATGGGTGGCCAGGGCCATCTCTTCCGCCCCCAGGCGCTCTATGCGGTGGGGGTCCAAGTGATGTCTCGGTGGTGGACTAAACAGGGGGGGAGTGGGTGGAAAGCGCCCTTCTGCCAGGCCGGAAGCCTCTCTCGATACTGATCCTGGTATTCTTAGCAGGTTAAAGGGGTTATTGTCTGCAATATGAATCCCATGGAGAGGTGGCTGGGAAGGACATTCTGCACCTAGTCCTGAAGGGATACCAACCCGCGGGGTCAGGGGACTTCCGTGTTCGCTTTCTAAGTAGATTCTTAATCCATGAGTGTTCTGTGCGTGTTGCAAGAGAAACCATGCACTGGTGAATGGCTGTTTGCAAGTTGTACATGTGTAGCTGCTGGGCTCATCTTTACCTGCAAAATAATACAACACCAACATCAATGTTTAATCACAGAGGAGGACATTAGCAATTGCTTATTTATGCTTCACCTCcacccttccctgtccccagccctccagcccacAGGCCTAAGCCCTCACTGATCTATTATATTTATTCCCTGTGTCTAGAATTGGTACCCGGTACATCTGGTGGttggtgcccaataaatatttgtcaaatcaGTCTTTCTGCCACTTCATTCAGTTCTAAGAATTTTAAGTCCAATCACCAAAGCAGAAAAATCTGCACCAGTTCAAGCTGGAGAATCCCTACATTCTAGGGAACCTCAGCAAACCTCTTCCGAACTCTCCAATCTGTCACCAACGGTGGTTTGGGGCTAGCTATTTcatctctgtgcctccgtttcctcatttgttaaGTGAGGGACTTAGACAAGGTGACCTAAGGGAAACTTTCTGCTTCCTAAATCCCATCGTTCTACTCTCCCCTGGGTGGCAGGTGAACTTTCTAAATAGGCAATCATTTCATAGGGATATCAAAAAAGAGAAGGTCAGCTCATTATAATTCTCTGTGGCCCTAGAGATGCTTTTAATCTTAGCCTGAAACACACTAATTGttgatattgttaaaaatgagaagatactCCTAAAATAATTCCAAGGAAGAGAGACTAGCAACATTCTCACAACCCAGCCTGTGTGAGGACTGGTAAGTCCCAATCCTGGTTCCACAACACCTTACGGGGACTCCCATTTTTATCTCGAGGGATGTtgcaaaaaaatctcaaaagagaaatttaattcGGATTTAACCAACAGGCCGTATCAGATCTTTAGAAGTTGTTCCCCCAGTCAAACAAATGCAAGTCTGGAGAAGTTAGGAGGAGTGGCTGGTGCCAACTTAAGCAGACACAGCATCCTAGTTTAAGAACAGTTAAAGCAGCCAGCACCATGACGGGCAGCAGGCTGAGAAATGCTACACTATCCTCCTCCTCATTATTTTGAGAGGCTAACAACGTGAACCAAATTATACAACATCCTGCGCCCTCGGCTGAGCCTCAGCTCCagttgagaaagaaacagaaagacacagTTCAGCTAGTCAACTCTTTGGCCAGTAGCCAAGCCGTCTGGAGAGGGGCCCTGCTTAAGTCacattatttctctctcactgAAAAGAACCCGAGAGTGGTAAATGCCACTTTGGCAAAGAGGGGGCCAGCTTGACTTCACGATCATTCATTTTTGGAGAtagctaaatttaaaaatatatatacaccaagGGAGTAACTAACAGTTTACCAGTCAACTACGGCACTAAAAGGGCCCAAATGTTGGTGGCCAAAGGACAAGGTTGAGAAACATAGATTAGCTTCCCAGGGATTCTCAAAGAGCTGGTGCATAAAACACAAATGAGAAATGAACTTTAGCCCGTCTTTAAAAAGGGGGCTAGAGGAGTCGCTTAAGGCCCAGCTAGTACTTGTCAGTAacttatttaaaagcaaaaaaaaaaaaaaaaaaaaaaaaaaaaatttccaccaTGGCGCTAAAGAGTGGGAGTGAGGAATTAATCAATTACGATTCCTCCATTTAGCAAGTCAGAAAGAAAAGCTGGCAGGGCCTTCTCAGGAGTCCCAAACACGCATTCCCAAACAAGCCAGCCTTGCTCAGAGCACTTGTCTGAATAATGGACTCCCTGCACTGACCTTGTAATTTACTTTACAATGCATTTATAATCTCACTCAATCTATCCCACTCCTGGGTAAATCTCTTTAACAAGATTAGATGATAAGATACCAAAATTAGGTTTCCAACATTTGCCTAAtgtggaaggagggaaaaaaaaggcagaaaagattttgaaagaaaacgCTGACATTAGTATCACATTATCTGCCTATTTTTGTTTGCCTCCTCTCTTCAAAGGGAAATGGAAAGCATCATTGAgagtattttcataaattttttgttgttgttgaacaaTGACTTGGGTTCTAAATAGGGAGGCATAAAAACTATCTGGTTCCAACTAACGTGACCCTCCCTGGCTTTCTCCTTTGCCTCTCTAGGACTCTGTGTTATTATCATACATTTAGCCTGACAATCCGGATTGGATAAGTAAAGAGGAGATTTGTCAGCTGAAACAAGTCCTTAACACTTCCATCACTCCAAATGCCTTAAAATCATATTTCCgcttatattttattgaagtCCAGGCCTGAACCCATAATTAGCAATCCAGTTTTGCATGCATGTTGACCACGGTTATGGGTAAGTGCCAAAATGCGCACAGCACTGCATCAAGGGTCTCACCTGTATCTTTTCCAACAGGCTTAAATAAGCAAAGTCCATCTTACTTTGTTGTTCTGAACctcctaaaattttgttttcagagtcAGTGATATGATCGTGCCACGTATGTTCACACTGTGCTGTTACCCACTCCTCTCATACATCAGGTCAGAGGAGATAGCGTTTTATCTTATAATGAGCACACAACATACAGTTTTCACTATCGCGTTTTAGTATTCCTATCAACTAGATATTCTAGATCATGAGGGCAGCTAGTGTAATCATAATGTCAATGAGAAGGGCTGTTACGATTGAGACTAAAGATTACATCAAAAGAGCTGCTTTCAAACTGGTAATTATTACCAGTCCACTAATAGCAAATGATGCATTACAGTTTCACCATATAATCTGTATTTCACTCAGCTCACGCCAGTGCACCATATTATATTACAGTGCACACAGATTCTCAATTCCTAAACTGCAGTCATCAATAAATGTGTTACTTGCCATAATTTGTGAAATTACTTTGTTCATAACATCTTTGATGGTTTAGAAAGACCAGCATTGATTTCCTACGTGGCAAAATTAGGGCTACATTGATTTATTGACgtgtaaaatataataatattcttCATTTACTCTGACGAAAATCAACTTCTCAATTTGAGAGCCTCATTGGGCATTCATGGGGACTGTTTTGATTTAGAGCAATAAACTGAGTCCTGGCCCCAAGCATAAGAACTCCAGGCATCAAACGGTTAAAATCAGCCATTAGCTCACCTACcagcttttatttaatttcattttattatataggGAGGAATAACCCCATTTTTAGTTTGTCACCAATGCTAAAGAGTCATGTGATCCAAGCCTCAGGATTGAGAAAAACAAGGAAGTCTGACACCAGAGCCCAGGCTCTACTATTTACCAGCTTATGGCTCTGAGACCCTTAATTTCTTTGAGCCTTAGGTTTCCTATCTGTTAAAATGAGCATAAAACCAGTACCTTATAGAATTGTGAGGCTGAAATGACAGACGTGTCTAAAAGCCATAGGTAACCTACTAGGTCCAAGGTGAATGTGAGTTTTCATTACTCCCAGGCTTGATTAGTTAGTAGCATGATAACTGACCAGGTTGTATACCCAGAAGGGCTTCCAGAAGAAGGTTGGAGTCCAGAATCCAGATCTCAGGCCAAGGGGAGGGAGGTCCTGGATAGTGGGTAGCAGAAGAGGCCACTTTAAGGGCCCATGACTGTGGTCCCCCAGCAGGGAAGCCACAGGGAGGTGCTAAGTGCTCTGAAAGCCAAGGGCAGCTGGTTAAGGCAGCTGGGTGGTGTTGGGGGTCAGTTCTGCTCGAATGCCTTCTGGAACTCCACAACCCATTTCCACATACCTTGTCTGGTCACTCCTAAACTGGTCCTGCCAGAATGGGCACCAGCAAACTAGGTACCCTCCCTTTGCGAGAAGAGGGGGAGAAGACATGGATTCTGTAGCAGTCTCCTAGTTTCCCACCCCGGCCCTCAGGAGTGTCAGCGGAAGAGAGAGACCTGAACTGATTCCCAGGCCAGCAGCCCTGGGCCACTCAGCTCCACCCTCCTCTCTACTGCCTTACTCCCTTCTCATCCCTTCCCTCTAAGGGTGGCTCTGTTCCCACAGCCCAGTGCgggccccaggcacccccagccaaAGGAGGAGAGCTCTCCCCACCCAGTCAGCATGTAGGGACTCGAAACCATGAATCCAACCCCCTAAACTCTGCAATCGGTGACCTAACCCAGGCTTAGGCCCAGCTGCATGTTGGGGAGGGGATGGCAAAAGAGGTGCTTTTAACCCCTGCACCACCCAGCCCTCAGGACTTGAGGACTTGTGAAATTCACACAATAACTCTTTTGTTACCTAGGATTACCTAGGagttaacaaaataaacaactggCTTCAAACTTGGTCTCAGGGCGCATGCCCTGCCCCAAGACACCATTCTCAGGAAGGCTGGGTCTACTTTACCTCTCTCATCTAAAACCAGTCTGCTTTATAGCTGAACTCCCCATCATCATATTCTTTCCATGTCacctcccctttcttttcctctttccacaACAGGTAACCTTTCACTTACtttcaagataaaaatgaattccttaaataaaaatgaggtattatccttcttttttttttttcctctcttgaacCCGCTTTTACGTGTTTGGGGCAGAAtcgacccccacccccatccaacTTTTTATCCATACATGACTCATATCATTTATTACTACACAGAAAACTGTATTATCTTCTAGAACAACagatttcaaaagcatttttataaacaCATAAATCTAAATTTCATAAAAAGACCCCCACCATAAAGGTTGGCTTACACATATAAGTGGACAGTGTtaatggtagtgatggtggtggtagtggtatcTTTGAATTTAAGCAACAATGCTGTGCAATTTTCTCTAAAACTAGCAGGAAAACAAGTAGAAATcgtctgtgtgtgcatatatatgacacaccatatatatatatacacatataccatGTTTAAACATACATGTAAATGCATCTATAACATGCATGAGGATAACTGTGGAGTAACTCTAAACTGACTTCTTTTGGTTCCGGCCTCTGCTAACAGGTATGCCATAGAATAAACTCAAACTCCTAAATGAGGCCATGAAAGTGAATGAATGTCCAGGAATGAAATGGGCCCTGAACACACAGAGGTCTGTGGTCACACGCCATGGAGCCAGATACGACCCTGGGGAAGAGACCCACAGGGACAAGTTACTGTCAGCTCCATGCCTTCAGTGGGAATGACacaaaaaaggggaggggaaaagagaaggggggtGAGTGGAGCTGGGAGAGGGTGCCAAGTGAGTAATGGAATAATACATATGCAGAAGCCAATCTATTTTGGAAGTAACTCCTTTCAGTACTTAAAAAGTAAGAGTAATTTCCAGAAACTCTCATCTCTATACACATGGACATTTGTAGAAGAAATAATGCTCAACTTACAAATACCCTGCGGGGTATATTCTGCACTCATCCCGGGCGTGGGGATTAGAGCTCCGTGTGCAGAACGAGGGGAGGAGAGGCCCCTCCAGTGCAGAAGTTTATCTGTGAAAGAAACCCAAAATCAAGCACTAAAGCTATAAACAATGTGCATCATAAACCACAGGATATCACATTTCAATTCCATTAAAATAGATGAACATCATTACAACAGCCTTGCAGATAGTTAAAGGCCCAAGgcctgtatcaaaaaaaaaaccacccaaaacaaaacaaaacaaaaaaacaacagtgatgaAGTTATTTCCacgattttgttttgtttttgattttggtctttttcaacaaaagggaagggggttgcttttttgggggggaggggagtctttggtttatttgcttatttgtttattgtttataattAGAGATATGTAAATAGCAAGGAGGAAATTGGCAATGTTACAGGGTGGACTGGTAAAATGGAGGGATTTATCTGCAAGGCTGGTTTACAGGCATACATTTACTTTACTAGACACACCCAAGCAAAAAACAATATGCAAGTGCTACACTTAGGAACGCACCTCCAAAGATAGGGTAATCTTAGGCCTTCGGGACTTGGCTGGGCCACGCCCTAGAATCCCATCACCAGAATATCCCATATAGACATGACTTCTTAGCAACACAAAGCAGTGTAGAATAAATACTAGAATTCTGGGGTTACAGTAACTCTGGCCAAGTCCCCATCTTGAGGGTGAGGAATCCCACTATTAAATGACAAGGATAAACCAGCATTTCGATAACAGCAGTACCCCAAAAAAGTGGCCCACCTTCTCCATTCTTGCACTTTGTTGCACTCAGCTGAGGAGAAATGACTTCTCACACTAATAAACATAAATCTAGCAATAAATCAAGCATTTCTAGCTCTGAGACTTTGGtgagaaaggaaatatttggTCTGTGCAACCTGGGGATTATATGGTTTGTGTGGTAAGTTCCTAGTTTTTCCAAGTCCACCTCGAGCTAACCAAGCACGTAATAGGTCAACCTTGAGACAGAGTGTAAGATAATTGGAGCAGGAGATACCCAGTGTGTTCTAGAGGCCTGGAGTTTGTGatgactgggggaggagggagagaagaaaaacagactttGATGGTGAGTAAACAGAGTATGTTTTCCATTAGCTTAATATTAAGAACACTTAAAAGTGTTGTTGTTATACTCTTGGATAGCAGGTCCCAAGTGTAAAATACATCCTGTTCTCCTTATATAGATTCACATTGCCAAGAACAGCCAGGGCCGTCAGCACAAGGTTTCCTTTCATGAGGAGCGTGGTGGGTAACAATGGTGTACTGCTCATGGAAGCTCTTAGGCTCTGTTGTTAAGCTCTGTTGTTCCCAGGCCTGCAAAGGGAGGCCGCTGTGGAGGCCCCGCCCAGCCTGAGACCATCTACAGAGGCATATCCTCCTCTCCAGCCCCAAACAGAATTAATGCCACAAAATTGAACCAGTAAAAGTACAAAGACTGGACTTAAAAAACAAGTATGTCTTCAGTTCACTGTGTACATTATAAACAGGGTATTGAGAGCATAGGGTAACATTAACTACCGATTTAGTCGTTGTATTTTTCAACGGGAAATCTGAGAATCCATTTCTGCACTTGTTCTCATCTTAGCCATTTCAGAAGTTGGTATGTCACCAAGACTGAGATCCTTTCCTTAGCAGACCCACCCAACTGAGGCACCTCGTGACCCTAGCAGAAACGCCACAAGGTACTTGGACTCCTGCATAGGGACAGTCTGATTTCAATTCCCTGCCATTTAGTCTGAGAGGAGATGCTGAGGTGTCTTGGTAGGCCTCCAGCAAGATGTGAGGACTGTTGACTTACCCCAGGCCTGACTACTTTCATTTATGTCTGGTTGAGAACCCTGTCTACATACCCATCAGCCCTGAACACGCTGAGTTTCCAGGGGCAGCGGCCTGGCCCATTTTCCCATAGCGCCAGGCCACATGGCATAGCAAGGGCTCATCAGGGAGAGTATCTGGGTATCTGGCACCATGacctgtttttggtttttgaattgTAAAAAACCTTCAAGATCATCAGGTGTACGCCTTCATGTgacacatggggaaactgagggcttGCAAAATTAAGTGACTAGCCCACAAGCTACGTTGATAGTTAACCACAAAGTGAAGATCAGAATTAAGTCTCGGCTTCCCCACCAGTGCTCTTTCCTGGGATATCCATCTATCTCCTTCCCCTGGTTCCTTCCCAAGGAGTGCCAGTGAGGAGGCACTCATTGACCCATCTGGAGAAAACCTCTCATTGCAACCTCTTGGGAGGGAATTCAACCCAGGGGTGCTGAGTGGGCCTTTCAAAGGGTTCAAATGAACTGACTTGGTTTCAAAATTGGAAAACAACACCCGATCTGCTTCCCGAGCCCCTtggctcccccacccctccactgtTTTTCACCCTCTACCATCCACTTCCCCCCCAGAACTTAGCCAGCTGAAGAGGGACACACCTGTTCCTATCAGTTTAACAAAGCTACTGACATTGCCTTTCCGGGAGACTCATACTTGTatttctcttcctccaggaagagtGTCAAAGCACAGGCATCGGGGAACCCCAGCTGATTCTGCAGCCTCTCCCAGTGCACACATTCTCCTTGGTAAGTTGTCGACATTCCCACAGGAACTGGAAATGCTAAGTTGTTAATAGCCTCCCTAGGGTTTAACTTCTTGCTATGATGCTTTCAATTATTTCATCATGTTTTAGGCAAAGTCTCACAATTAATGCTTTGAAGCATCACACTCAATGAGCAGCTCTACCTGCCCGGGCCCCCCCTAGTTGAGggccttttctctccatttcccccaggGAGTGGTGGGCTCCTTAGCTGGCTGGAAAGTGGGAAATCGTGCTCTGCTCTCTTCTGCTTCCTTGGTGGTTCTCGAAGTACAGCCGCAGGCCCCGCATCAGCACGGCTTggagcttgttggaaatgcaaattctcaggcccacCTCAGAACTACTGAATAGAAACCTGGGGGTGGCAGCCATGCAGCAATCTATGTTTAAAAAGTCCCCCACACAGTCCAGTTTAAGACCAGGCTGTCGTGGGGTaaggggaggcacagaagctgGAAGCATGTTCCGCTGGCAGAGAGCCAGACTGGCTAGGAGACCTTTGTGTCTTCTGTCTGAGACTCACctttttcaggagtagaacagTCAGAAACAGAGCAAGCCTGGGACATCCCTAGGAATCGCTTCCTGTGGCATTCCAGCCTCCCTCATCGACAGGGCAAGGGACAGAGCCAGGCTTCCTATCAAGTACAGAATGCTCTTTGCACTAGACAGCGTCCAAACCAGTTTCTGTCAGACAGATGGTGTCCTCACCACTTTCATAAAAGCTGAAATGTTTGAGGAAGCAGCTGTGGCACACTGCATGGGTGGGGTAAAAACCGGACTCTGTTTCCCTGTCTGGGCTCACAAATGTGATGTGTTGCCCTCTTCTGGATCAGTCTTTCCTAATTCCTGTGCTCTTCTGGTGAAAGGTGTTTTAGCCTGTTCTGTTTCATAAAGGGTCTCTAGACCCAGCATCTCTACCTGGGGCCCCAGAAACGCCTTATGCATTATTAGGTTGCAACATTTCCTGACAgctgaatgaaaaagaatgaatcttatttttttcaggtCTCATTAAAAATCTGCCCCAAATCAGGAATGGTTTTGATTTAATGTTATACATTGGTcactttacatttctatatacaGTGGGTACCAACTTTTGATGCAGAGCTCCATAAGCCCAGTGGTATGTCCCTGGAATTTAAGGTCCTTGAGCCAAATTTCAGGTTTCCTCAAGAACATCTCAAAGACTCCTTTATTATTGACATGCTGTTTGTTTCTGAAATCAATCACTGGTATGTAACGCAGCCACATTAGAGTCTTTCTCATTGACAAGTTATACTGCCGATCTACACATGTGCCGAAACAGCTAAGCACACAGCATCATTTCCAACACATTTAATGACTGTTCTGGGTGCCCGACTTTTATCAGGTATTCAATCCCCAGGCCTCTCTAGAGGAGTATGCAGACATATAGCTGTCTGATGTTTCCTGAAAtgtagatatgtgtatatatatttcctttcttaagGAAATATATCCTTTCATATGTTTTTCCGAAAACTTCCCTGTTTTCCAAATAGGTAGGGCACAAAAGGAATATAGCTGTCCCCAAGTGGAATGCATTACCCTGGGAAGCCCTAACCCCCCATTCATTCTGGGTCTTCAAGAGAATGAATAACAAC is a window from the Suricata suricatta isolate VVHF042 chromosome 4, meerkat_22Aug2017_6uvM2_HiC, whole genome shotgun sequence genome containing:
- the BCL11A gene encoding B-cell lymphoma/leukemia 11A isoform X2 encodes the protein MSRRKQGKPQHLSKREFSPEPLEAILTDDEPDHGPLGAPEGDHDLLTCGQCQMNFPLGDILIFIEHKRKQCNGSLCLEKAVDKPPSPSPIEMKKASNPVEVGIQVTPEDDDCLSTSSRGICPKQEHIADKLLHWRGLSSPRSAHGALIPTPGMSAEYTPQGICKDEPSSYTCTTCKQPFTSAWFLLQHAQNTHGLRIYLESEHGSPLTPRVGIPSGLGAECPSQPPLHGIHIADNNPFNLLRIPGSVSREASGLAEGRFPPTPPLFSPPPRHHLDPHRIERLGAEEMALATHHPSAFDRVLRLNPMAMEPPAMDFSRRLRELAGNTSSPPLSPGRPSPMQRLLQPFQPGSKPPFLATPPLPPLQSAPPPSQPPVKSKSCEFCGKTFKFQSNLVVHRRSHTGEKPYKCNLCDHACTQASKLKRHMKTHMHKSSPMTVKSDDGLSTASSPEPGTSDLVGSASSALKSVVAKFKSENDPNLIPENGDEEEEEDDEEEEEEEEEEEEELTESERVDYGFGLSLEAARHHENSSRGAVVGVGDEGRALPDVMQGMVLSSMQHFSEAFHQVLGEKHKRGHLAEAEGHRDTCDEDSVAGESDRIDDGTVNGRGCSPGESASGGLSKKLLLGSPSSLSPFSKRIKLEKEFDLPPAAMPNTENVYSQWLAGYAASRQLKDPFLSFGDSRQSPFASSSEHSSENGSLRFSTPPGELDGGISGRSGTGSGGSTPHISGPGPGRPSSKEGRRSDTCSSHTPIRRSTQRTQDVWQFSDGSSRALKF
- the BCL11A gene encoding B-cell lymphoma/leukemia 11A isoform X5: MNFPLGDILIFIEHKRKQCNGSLCLEKAVDKPPSPSPIEMKKASNPVEVGIQVTPEDDDCLSTSSRGICPKQEHIADKLLHWRGLSSPRSAHGALIPTPGMSAEYTPQGICKDEPSSYTCTTCKQPFTSAWFLLQHAQNTHGLRIYLESEHGSPLTPRVGIPSGLGAECPSQPPLHGIHIADNNPFNLLRIPGSVSREASGLAEGRFPPTPPLFSPPPRHHLDPHRIERLGAEEMALATHHPSAFDRVLRLNPMAMEPPAMDFSRRLRELAGNTSSPPLSPGRPSPMQRLLQPFQPGSKPPFLATPPLPPLQSAPPPSQPPVKSKSCEFCGKTFKFQSNLVVHRRSHTGEKPYKCNLCDHACTQASKLKRHMKTHMHKSSPMTVKSDDGLSTASSPEPGTSDLVGSASSALKSVVAKFKSENDPNLIPENGDEEEEEDDEEEEEEEEEEEEELTESERVDYGFGLSLEAARHHENSSRGAVVGVGDEGRALPDVMQGMVLSSMQHFSEAFHQVLGEKHKRGHLAEAEGHRDTCDEDSVAGESDRIDDGTVNGRGCSPGESASGGLSKKLLLGSPSSLSPFSKRIKLEKEFDLPPAAMPNTENVYSQWLAGYAASRQLKDPFLSFGDSRQSPFASSSEHSSENGSLRFSTPPGELDGGISGRSGTGSGGSTPHISGPGPGRPSSKEGRRSDTCSSHTPIRRSTQRTQDVWQFSDGSSRALKF
- the BCL11A gene encoding B-cell lymphoma/leukemia 11A isoform X4 — encoded protein: MPGIASETRLQRSPEVKSVSLGTSVNFRARAGAEPLEAILTDDEPDHGPLGAPEGDHDLLTCGQCQMNFPLGDILIFIEHKRKQCNGSLCLEKAVDKPPSPSPIEMKKASNPVEVGIQVTPEDDDCLSTSSRGICPKQEHIADKLLHWRGLSSPRSAHGALIPTPGMSAEYTPQGICKDEPSSYTCTTCKQPFTSAWFLLQHAQNTHGLRIYLESEHGSPLTPRVGIPSGLGAECPSQPPLHGIHIADNNPFNLLRIPGSVSREASGLAEGRFPPTPPLFSPPPRHHLDPHRIERLGAEEMALATHHPSAFDRVLRLNPMAMEPPAMDFSRRLRELAGNTSSPPLSPGRPSPMQRLLQPFQPGSKPPFLATPPLPPLQSAPPPSQPPVKSKSCEFCGKTFKFQSNLVVHRRSHTGEKPYKCNLCDHACTQASKLKRHMKTHMHKSSPMTVKSDDGLSTASSPEPGTSDLVGSASSALKSVVAKFKSENDPNLIPENGDEEEEEDDEEEEEEEEEEEEELTESERVDYGFGLSLEAARHHENSSRGAVVGVGDEGRALPDVMQGMVLSSMQHFSEAFHQVLGEKHKRGHLAEAEGHRDTCDEDSVAGESDRIDDGTVNGRGCSPGESASGGLSKKLLLGSPSSLSPFSKRIKLEKEFDLPPAAMPNTENVYSQWLAGYAASRQLKDPFLSFGDSRQSPFASSSEHSSENGSLRFSTPPGELDGGISGRSGTGSGGSTPHISGPGPGRPSSKEGRRSDTCSSHTPIRRSTQRTQDVWQFSDGSSRALKF